Part of the Solwaraspora sp. WMMA2065 genome is shown below.
TCGGTGTCACCGGCCGCCGCGCTGGTACGGCCGGACGCAGCGCCCGCTGCGGAAACCTCCACCACTGCGGACAGCGACGGTGGACCGGCTCCGCTGCCCGACCAGCTCAATACCGACCCGGTCGACACCGACCCGGTCGACACCGACCCGGTCGACACCGACCCGGTCGACACCGACCCTGCTGCCGGACCAACCGACGATCCGACCGGTACCGCCCCGGACGACAACGATGGCGGCTCCGGCCCTACCGGGCCGCCGGCCAGTCCGGACACCGTCCTACCGGTCACCGGGACCGCCGCCGGTTCGGCAACGGCGCTCGGCGCACCCACTATGCTGGCCCCGCTCGTACAGCCGGACCAGCCGGCCGACGAACCCGACCCGGCACCGGATCCCGAGACCGCACCGGACGAGACCGAGCCCCAGCTCAGCGACCCCGAACAGATGCTGTCGTCGTACCACTGGCGTTTCCACCACGAGACGCTGCGTGAGCTGGTGGACAATCCCGACGAGTTCCGGGCCATCCGGGACCGGCTCACCGAGAAGATCGAACCGGCGACCGACAACGCCACCCGGGCCCGGCTGTTGAGCCTGCGGGCGGTCGTCTCCCGGATCCTCGGCGACCTCGGCAAGGCACTGGCCGACGCCAAACTGGCGCTGGCGCACGCCGAGGCGACCGGGGAGCTACGCCGGGTCGCGATCGCCCAGGCGCGGCTGGCGCACGTGCTGCAGTGGCGGGGTGACTTCGCCGAGGCGGACCGGTTGTTCGAGGAGGCCAACTCGGCCGAGCTACCCGACCGGCTCCGGGCCACGATGCACGAACATGCCGGCCGGTCCTGCTACGACCAGGGCCGCTACATGGAGGCGTGCAACCACTTTGAACGTGCGCTGGAGCTGCGCAAGGTCGAGGATCCGGACCTGATCGCGCGTACCGAACTCGCGCTGGACGCGGTGTTCGCCAAGGTCGCCGAGAACGGTTGGGGGCCGTACCCCCGGGACCGGGAGGAGATCCTGCGGCTGCACCGTCCGCCGCGACCGACCTTCAACGACCGGGCCCAGCAATGGGGGTACGCGGGGGTCGACGGCGAGCTGGTGATCGCTCCCGGCTACGCCGACGTCCAGCCGTTCCACGAGGGGGTGGCCTGGGTCCGCCGGCCGGAGGCCAAGTGGTGGGAGCTGATCGACGAGTCGGGGACGACGGTGATCGCGCCAACCGCCGGCTACATCGGGGTCGGCTCGTTCTCCGACGGACTCGCCTGGGTCACCGCCGACGGCACCGGCAGCTGGATCGCCATCGACCGGAACAACACCGTGGTGATCGGGACCGGCTTCGAGGACGTACGCCCGTTCCGGCGCGGCGTCGCGGTGGTCCGGCGCGGGGGCTGGGGCGCGGTCGACAAGACCGGCCGGATGCTGCTCCCGCCCCGGTTCGGCGGCTTCCCGACCGCACTCACCGACGGCCGCTACATCGACGGCTTCACCGACGAGGGTTTGGCGATCATCGACTCGGGTGGGCGCAAGGGCGTGGTCGACCGGTCCGGACGCATGGTCGTACCACCGGTGCATCCGGCGATGGCGATCCATCCGGTGGCGTTCCTGGTCGCGGCCCCCAACGGACACTGGGGGGCGTTGGACCGGCGCGGGGAACCGCTGATCGACCCGGTGCTGCCCAGCCGCGCGGACGTGATGGACGAGATCGACCGGCTGCTGGCCGACACCAAACCGCTGCTGTGACGCGGCGGTACGCGGCGCCCGTACCGGACAACCGGTCCGTCGGCACCATCGCGAGATCGATTTACCGCTGTACGTAAGCTCATGCCGAACCCCCCGGCGGGCCGACCGACGACTAGGGTTGGGGCATGGAATTCCGACACCTAGGCCGCTCCGGCATGCTCGTCAGCGAGATCTCCTACGGAAACTGGATCACCCACGGATCGCAGGTGGAGGAAGAGGCAGCCAACGCCTGCGTGCGCGCCGCGCTGGACGTCGGCATCACTACCTTCGACACCGCCGACACGTACGCCGGCACCCGGGCCGAGGAGGTGCTCGGCCGAGCGCTGCGTGGCGAACGCCGGGAAGGGCTGGAGATCCTGACCAAGGTCTTCTGGCCGACCGGCGAGGGGCGCAACGACCGGGGACTGTCCCGCAAGCACATCATGGAGTCGATCAACGGCTCGCTGCGCCGGCTGCAGACCGACTACGTCGACCTTTACCAGGCGCACCGGTTCGACTACGCCACGCCGTTGGAGGAGACGATGGAGGCCTTCGCCGACATCGTGCATTCCGGCAAGGCCCACTACATCGGGGTCTCGGAGTGGAACGCCTCGCAGATCCGTCAGGGTCACGCGCTGGCCCGTGAGCTGAAGATCCCACTGGTGTCCAACCAGCCGCAGTACTCGATGCTGTGGCGGGTCATCGAGGCTGAGGTGATCCCGGCCAGCGAGGAACTCGGCGTCGGGCAGATCGTCTTCTCGCCGCTGGGTCAGGGTGTGCTCACCGGCAAGTACCAGCCTGGTCAGCCACCGCCGGCCGGCTCCCGGGCCACCGACCAGTCCGGGGGCGCAACGTTCATCGCCCGGTTCATGACCGACCAGACGCTGAGCACCGTGGCGCAGCTCAAGCCACTGGCCGAGCAGGCCGGCCTGTCGATGGCCCAGCTGGCCCTCGCCTGGGTGCTGCAGAACCCCAACGTGTCGTCGGCCATCATTGGTGCCACCCGGCCCGAGCAGGTGCGGGACAACGTCAAGGCCAGCGGGGTCCAACTGGACGGTGGCCTGATGAAGGCCATCGACGAGATCCTGGAGCCGATCGTCGAGCGGGACCCGGGCAGGACCGTCAGCCCGGCCAGTCGGCCGTAGCCGGCCCCGTGCGAGGTCATGCCGCTGCGGGCGGAGCCGCAGCGGCATGACGCGTCGTAGGTGCACGCACCCGGCCCGGCGCTAATGGACCGCCGCCACGCCGGGCGGCCGTCAGGACCAGAAACGGATCAGCGCCAACCCGTAGCCGTAGAGCGGCGCGGGCAGCCCGAACATGTCGCCCAACCAGAACACGGCCCGGAAGAACGCGCCGCCGATCTGGTCGTCCCACAGCAACGCGAACAGGCCGATGAAGCCGAACGGCGCGAGCACCTGGTAACCGCGCTGCCAGGCCGGTGGCAGCCACGGTTGGACCATGTTGCCGCCGTCCAGTCCGGGGACCGGCAGCAGGTTGAGCACACTGGCGGTCAACTGCAGGAAGCCCAGCAGGGCGATCCCCGCCCAGAACTCCTGGCGGGTGCCCGGATCCACACCGGCGAGGAACGGCACCGCGAGCACCACCGCGAGAGACACGTTGACCGCCGGGCCGGCGAGGCTCACCAGGGTGTGCCGGACGCGGCCCGCGATCCGGTGCCGGTCCACCCAGACCGCGCCGCCGGGCAGGCCGATCCCGCCGAGCAGGACCACCAGCACCGGCAACGCGACGGACAGCAGCGGATGGGTGTACCGGAACGGGTTGAGCGTCAGATAGCCGCGGCGCGCCACGCTGCGGTCACCGAACCGGTAGGCAACCAGCGCGTGCGCGTATTCGTGCAGGCAGAGCGAGACCAACCAGCCGCTGACCACCAGCACGAAGACGGCCACCCGGGCGTACCGCTCACCCGACCAGGCGAGTGCGCCACTGCCGGCCACCAGTGCGACCAGGACGAGGAAGACCGGACTGGGCCGCCAGCTCGTCGTCGGCCGACCGGCCCGCAGGCCACCCGACGGTCCGTCGGACGGCACCGGCCGCATCTCACTTGCCTGCCGGCAGCAGACTCATCCGGTACTCGGTGCGGTCGTCCTCCAACAGCTCGACCGAGGCGACGCCTGCCGCGGCCAACTCCCGCCAGGCCTGGCCGATCCAGGACTCGGCGTCGGCCTGGGTGCCGAACGTCTCGGCCGGCCCCTGCGTGGGCTGACCTTCCGCGTCCACGTACCGCCAACTCCATGGCATGTGCTGCTCCCCTCGGCGATGGACGCCGCAAGCCTAGCCGCGGCCGGTGACATCCCACCTCACCGGAGCACGGCCGGCACCGCCCCGGCAGGTCACGGCCGGCCGCGCCCGCCGTAAGGTACTGGCATGTCCGTTGGCGGGTGGCAGTCCATTCTTGTACTCGGTGGAATCCGGTCCGGCAAGTCCGACTTCGCCGAGTCCCTGATCACCGGTGATCCGATGGTGCGTTACGTGGCGACGGGTGCGGCCGATCCGTCCGACGCCGAGTGGCTCGCCCGGATCGAGGCGCACCGGGCCCGCCGGCCGGCCGACTGGCACACCGACGAGGCCACCGGGGATCCGGGCCGGCTGATCGAGGCGATCTCGTCGGCCCGCGCGGATGAGACGCTGCTCGTCGACGACCTGGGCGGTTGGGTCGCCGCGCTGCTCGATCCGACCCGGCAACCAGCCGACGACCGGGCCACCATCGCTGAGCTCTGTGCTGCGGTGCGGTCCTGCCCGGCCCGGTTGGTGCTGGTCAGCCCGGAGGTAGGGCTGGCGTTGGTGCCGTCCACACCGGTCGGGCGGGCGTTCGCGGACGCGCTCGGCTCAACCAACCAACTGCTGGCCGAGGTGTCCGACGCGGTAGTGCTGGTCGTGGCCGGACAACCGGTGCAGCTCAAGTCGACCGGTCCGGCCGCGACCGCCACGGTGACCAGCCCGGAGCCGCAGTCGCAAGCCGGGCCGGAGCCGGCCGCGACCAATGGGTCCGGCGCGGCGGCACAGATCGCCCCCGGGATGACCCTGCCGATGCCGGCGGAGAAGACCCGGACCGCCGGCATCGCCCGGCTGGGCCAGCTGGACCTGCCCGGAGCCGGGTTCGGTGCGCTCGAGAACGTCATCGGCTTCGCCGCCGGTACGCAGGACGCGACCAGCCCGCAACCGTGGGACCAGGTCCAGGTGGTGCTGGTCCACGGCGACCACGAAGGTGGAGTCGCCGCCGGCGACAGCCCGCAGGACTCGGCGCGCCGGGCCGACCAGGCCCGCGCCGGCCACGGGGCGCTGGCGCGGCTGGCCGCCACCGCCGGTGCGGTCGTCGACGTCGTTGCCGCCCCCGTCGCCGC
Proteins encoded:
- a CDS encoding WG repeat-containing protein, which produces MTEGYFDRRWQSWQWEDDGAPDRSADGHRDVSWDDDDRWEAMRRARDHRPQEPGWVTDPTSEWVPLPGQRYPGDNGAGRSVRREPTSRGVSRGRANVYQSGSGSGRAPVGDRTDQPPARRPQFDADRARRDGHREAPRPNGPGPEAAGAAGWFAEGGQQQPSHTDGTGRRQHPDDVFHQRRRHPDAVFHERPHPPERRRGGPPAERERPQWQPAEPFDRDRPQPRDQRPPVRPDGPVSRWDQHHRAGPPDGPRRDGQQPSDADPRRTPQRWHAPPPTAPAPPTAPPTPAPDRPAAARQHARQPGPDEVYRVKPAAQAPPPTPTPTLAPTSPAARPRPAAPVAPERPTASPEGQVSGAVPPPPGRMPTAGAVTDGRIHRPVPGQTGEQLPIPVSAPAGPPPEFRVQTPTGEHPQIRPVPRGEDAATPEYVVRAKAEPRHAPPPYIVRPQPDQPAPPRPAQASPTVPMAAPPTPVFPTAAPSGRVPSDASVPVPAEAPAEVPAEAPLQSDLSVSPAAALVRPDAAPAAETSTTADSDGGPAPLPDQLNTDPVDTDPVDTDPVDTDPVDTDPAAGPTDDPTGTAPDDNDGGSGPTGPPASPDTVLPVTGTAAGSATALGAPTMLAPLVQPDQPADEPDPAPDPETAPDETEPQLSDPEQMLSSYHWRFHHETLRELVDNPDEFRAIRDRLTEKIEPATDNATRARLLSLRAVVSRILGDLGKALADAKLALAHAEATGELRRVAIAQARLAHVLQWRGDFAEADRLFEEANSAELPDRLRATMHEHAGRSCYDQGRYMEACNHFERALELRKVEDPDLIARTELALDAVFAKVAENGWGPYPRDREEILRLHRPPRPTFNDRAQQWGYAGVDGELVIAPGYADVQPFHEGVAWVRRPEAKWWELIDESGTTVIAPTAGYIGVGSFSDGLAWVTADGTGSWIAIDRNNTVVIGTGFEDVRPFRRGVAVVRRGGWGAVDKTGRMLLPPRFGGFPTALTDGRYIDGFTDEGLAIIDSGGRKGVVDRSGRMVVPPVHPAMAIHPVAFLVAAPNGHWGALDRRGEPLIDPVLPSRADVMDEIDRLLADTKPLL
- a CDS encoding aldo/keto reductase family protein, whose translation is MEFRHLGRSGMLVSEISYGNWITHGSQVEEEAANACVRAALDVGITTFDTADTYAGTRAEEVLGRALRGERREGLEILTKVFWPTGEGRNDRGLSRKHIMESINGSLRRLQTDYVDLYQAHRFDYATPLEETMEAFADIVHSGKAHYIGVSEWNASQIRQGHALARELKIPLVSNQPQYSMLWRVIEAEVIPASEELGVGQIVFSPLGQGVLTGKYQPGQPPPAGSRATDQSGGATFIARFMTDQTLSTVAQLKPLAEQAGLSMAQLALAWVLQNPNVSSAIIGATRPEQVRDNVKASGVQLDGGLMKAIDEILEPIVERDPGRTVSPASRP
- a CDS encoding site-2 protease family protein; this encodes MPSDGPSGGLRAGRPTTSWRPSPVFLVLVALVAGSGALAWSGERYARVAVFVLVVSGWLVSLCLHEYAHALVAYRFGDRSVARRGYLTLNPFRYTHPLLSVALPVLVVLLGGIGLPGGAVWVDRHRIAGRVRHTLVSLAGPAVNVSLAVVLAVPFLAGVDPGTRQEFWAGIALLGFLQLTASVLNLLPVPGLDGGNMVQPWLPPAWQRGYQVLAPFGFIGLFALLWDDQIGGAFFRAVFWLGDMFGLPAPLYGYGLALIRFWS
- a CDS encoding bifunctional adenosylcobinamide kinase/adenosylcobinamide-phosphate guanylyltransferase: MSVGGWQSILVLGGIRSGKSDFAESLITGDPMVRYVATGAADPSDAEWLARIEAHRARRPADWHTDEATGDPGRLIEAISSARADETLLVDDLGGWVAALLDPTRQPADDRATIAELCAAVRSCPARLVLVSPEVGLALVPSTPVGRAFADALGSTNQLLAEVSDAVVLVVAGQPVQLKSTGPAATATVTSPEPQSQAGPEPAATNGSGAAAQIAPGMTLPMPAEKTRTAGIARLGQLDLPGAGFGALENVIGFAAGTQDATSPQPWDQVQVVLVHGDHEGGVAAGDSPQDSARRADQARAGHGALARLAATAGAVVDVVAAPVAAPIEHQPALTPDEVNSALATGWEVAQRAGRAGVAAIVIAACGAGGAAAAAAVVAATTGAEPAALLGRVSAAGGKVDDAAWMSRCAAVRDALHRTRRGTRGAREVLAEYAGGDVAVATGVLLGATANRIPVLLDGPVGVAAALVSRDLAGQTRHWCLLPDHGRQPTVRHAADVLGLTPLLDLRLDLGEGATALAALPLLRSTLALADTLGEHPTFAEPEPAGPGPAAAGPAAADPVR